A DNA window from Helianthus annuus cultivar XRQ/B chromosome 15, HanXRQr2.0-SUNRISE, whole genome shotgun sequence contains the following coding sequences:
- the LOC110914565 gene encoding uncharacterized protein LOC110914565, with amino-acid sequence MVAWIMACVTTVSYSVSLNGELHGYFSGKRGLRQGDLMSPYLFTLIMEVLSLMLQKMALNPAFKFHSHCSKQKIINVSFADDLFVFVNGDTGSVKLVRNVLEKFTSVSGLVPSLPKSTVFFCNVPSQVKAEILSLLPFREGELPVRYLGVPLISTKLSFRDCRVLVERMERKVDNWMSKLLSFAGRLELLNSVLAAMYTYWASVFILPMRIVKDLEKRMRRFLWNGGGAPGSIRSKVAWKDVCLPKDEGGSWNPKYLRCEQSTYDVAYLEHYYQPGILVGQMDPFLQDKRQKFLGDSKSWGFDLELAKDFIYSSVELVDANGNWRWPQAWYDLFPVLINVMAPSLVPDSVDRLGWREVGGKIVHFSSWEAWNNLRVRDNKVAWVNMVWYGQCIPRHSFHLWLVLKNKLKTQDRLAVWEAGSETNLRLMCCPLCNYGRDSRDHLFFQCSYAAKIWSIVKEKVDMVNVKDSWSSIMAWIELNASSKTLEHIVCKLVVAASTYFIWQERNNRLFSNIHRKEEMVAQIILDMVRLRIMSFKIGRHGNYRKLLETWGVREDEPG; translated from the exons ATGGTTGCTTGGATTATGGCGTGTGTCACAACGGTATCCTACTCGGTTAGCTTAAATGGCGAGTTGCATGGTTACTTTTCAGGGAAACGGGGTCTTCGTCAAGGAGATCTAATGTCCCCGTACCTATTCACGTTGATTATGGAGGTGTTATCTCTCATGTTACAAAAGATGGCGTTAAACCCTGCTTTCAAGTTCCATAGTCACTGTTCTAAACAAAAGATTATCAACGTATCATTTGCTGAtgacttatttgtttttgttaatgGAGATACTGGATCGGTTAAGCTTGTTCGGAATGTTTTGGAGAAGTTCACTAGTGTTTCGGGCCTAGTCCCTAGCTTGCCCAAGAGTACGGTTTTTTTCTGCAATGTTCCAAGCCAAGTAAAAGCTGAAATCCTGAGCTTGTTGCCGTTTCGTGAGGGTGAACTTCCGGTTCGCTACCTCGGGGTTCCCTTAATCTCTACTAAGTTATCTTTTAGAGATTGCCGGGTTCTGGTGGAACGTATGGAGAGGAAGGTTGATAATTGGATGTCTAAATTGTTATCGTTTGCAGGTCGATTGGAGCTCCTTAACTCTGTTCTTGCAGCAATGTATACGTATTGGGCCTCGGTTTTTATTTTGCCAATGCGTATAGTCAAGGATCTGGAAAAGAGAATGCGAAGGTTTCTTTGGAACGGGGGGGGGGCTCCTGGGAGTATTCGGTCTAAAGTCGCGTGGAAGGACGTTTGTTTGCCTAAGGATGAGGGGGGGTCTTGGAATCCGAAATATCTCAGATGTGAACAAAGCACTTATGATGTCGCATATTTGGAGCATTATTACCAACCGGGAATCCTTGTGGGTCAAATGGATCCATTCTTACAAGATAAAAGGCAGAAATTTTTGGGAGATTCAAAGTCGTGGGGTTTTGACTTGGAGTTGGCGAAAGATTTTATTTATTCGTCCGTTG AGCTTGTAGACGCTAATGGCAACTGGCGGTGGCCTCAGGCATGGTATGACTTATTCCCAGTACTCATAAATGTCATGGCTCCTTCTCTTGTTCCTGATTCGGTTGACAGACTGGGATGGAGAGAGGTGGGAGGGAAAATTGTGCATTTTAGCTCTTGGGAAGCTTGGAATAATCTTCGGGTAAGGGATAACAAGGTGGCTTGGGTGAATATGGTGTGGTATGGCCAGTGCATTCCAAGACATTCTTTTCATCTTTGGTTAGTTCTAAAGAATAAGCTGAAGACACAAGATAGATTGGCAGTTTGGGAAGCGGGGAGTGAAACAAATCTACGTCTTATGTGCTGTCCTCTTTGTAACTATGGACGAGACTCAAGAGATCATTTATTCTTTCAATGCTCTTATGCGGCCAAGATTTGGAGCATTGTCAAGGAAAAAGTTGATATGGTAAATGTAAAGGATTCATGGAGCTCAATCATGGCATGGATAGAGCTGAATGCGAGTTCAAAGACTCTGGAACACATTGTGTGTAAGCTGGTGGTAGCGGCCTCTACATACTTTATATGGCAAGAACGGAATAACCGGCTGTTTTCCAACATTCACAGGAAGGAAGAGATGGTGGCACAGATTATTTTGGATATGGTGCGGCTTCGTATAATGAGTTTCAAGATCGGACGTCACGGGAATTATAGGAAGCTTTTGGAAACCTGGGGAGTAAGAGAAGACGAACCGGGCTAA